One window from the genome of Acinetobacter sp. LoGeW2-3 encodes:
- a CDS encoding dihydrofolate reductase family protein, producing the protein MRKIIVQEFLTLDGVMQAPGGPEEDSSNHFQYGGWVAPYFTDSDDVFNQIMQTWMRSTDILLGKNTFQIFEPYWPKHADEWPGINQVNKYVLSTSLNHSDWQNTFFLKTIDEIKQVKASEGSDIKVHGSASLVQALFKHGLVDELSLMTFPVILGTGKRLFAEDSIPAAFELTDHLVTSNGIVFSYYKRAGKVRTGTVGE; encoded by the coding sequence ATGAGAAAAATTATCGTACAGGAATTTCTAACCTTAGATGGTGTGATGCAGGCACCGGGTGGACCTGAGGAAGATAGCTCGAATCATTTTCAATATGGTGGTTGGGTTGCACCTTATTTTACCGATTCAGATGACGTATTTAATCAAATCATGCAAACCTGGATGCGGTCTACCGATATTCTTCTAGGTAAAAACACCTTCCAGATTTTTGAACCTTACTGGCCAAAGCATGCTGATGAGTGGCCGGGAATTAATCAGGTCAACAAATACGTTTTATCTACTAGCTTGAATCACTCGGATTGGCAAAATACATTTTTTCTGAAAACGATTGATGAGATAAAGCAGGTTAAAGCTTCGGAAGGTAGTGATATTAAAGTTCATGGCAGTGCCAGTCTGGTACAGGCACTTTTTAAACATGGGCTAGTGGATGAACTTAGTTTGATGACGTTTCCTGTTATTCTTGGTACAGGTAAGCGTCTGTTTGCTGAAGACTCCATTCCTGCAGCTTTTGAATTGACAGATCATCTAGTCACATCTAATGGCATCGTTTTTTCTTACTATAAGCGGGCAGGAAAGGTAAGAACTGGTACGGTAGGTGAGTGA
- a CDS encoding SRPBCC family protein gives MKSLKSCLLLCLCTTYIPISWAKIIPWTPALPSSIDVFSGGPQQLADLTGDRLLIYAHPRQSLQLPTFKQSTAQRVQFYSSAVVLPIPEAQVKKHLLNYQGYAGLFPALKSAKILESRGSIQQVRYQVHIPTPIPVLNFKENVVMQHHVTENSIETLIVDAPIPYGAGRLEWFALGSNKTLVTVTQWGDLDQPKGFLFSKILNALPEAKLGIPAGTNAFLLEALQQRFKSQTITPLSASQIPQVQFNTAQIQKISQLSQQSAQPVSFILPAHQLKYGQTPENMRFSTSFHYYPQPVQKLQPWLAADASQQLFPRQIRKVELNPVNRQQMDANYKVSVGLGVIQIPFDFKLRYQQPSPLQSQFDAIGGDLKFVKASMKLLPQNHGTLFQMTSSMKIHDQAPFLLRAMRSMPYHDVLPAVGANTVYALKVQQKLK, from the coding sequence ATGAAATCACTAAAATCGTGTCTGCTTCTCTGCCTCTGCACGACTTATATTCCTATTAGCTGGGCGAAAATCATTCCTTGGACACCCGCACTTCCAAGCAGTATTGATGTTTTTTCCGGTGGTCCGCAGCAGCTAGCCGATTTGACTGGTGACCGGCTATTGATCTATGCACATCCTCGGCAATCCTTACAACTCCCGACCTTTAAGCAATCGACTGCTCAAAGAGTGCAGTTTTATAGCAGTGCCGTGGTGTTGCCGATCCCTGAAGCCCAAGTTAAAAAGCATCTTTTAAACTATCAAGGCTATGCTGGCCTTTTTCCGGCACTCAAGTCTGCCAAGATTTTAGAATCTCGAGGCAGCATTCAGCAAGTACGTTATCAGGTGCATATCCCTACACCCATTCCAGTATTAAATTTCAAGGAAAATGTGGTGATGCAGCATCATGTGACCGAGAATAGTATTGAAACCCTGATTGTAGATGCGCCGATTCCTTATGGTGCAGGACGACTAGAATGGTTTGCACTCGGGTCGAATAAAACCCTGGTTACTGTGACCCAATGGGGAGATTTAGATCAGCCAAAAGGCTTTTTATTTAGCAAAATTCTGAATGCTTTACCTGAAGCTAAATTGGGAATCCCGGCCGGCACCAATGCTTTCTTGCTTGAAGCATTACAGCAACGCTTTAAATCCCAGACCATTACGCCCTTATCTGCAAGCCAGATTCCGCAAGTTCAGTTCAATACCGCACAGATACAGAAAATCAGCCAACTGAGTCAACAGTCTGCCCAGCCTGTCAGTTTTATTCTGCCTGCACATCAGCTTAAATACGGACAGACACCAGAAAACATGCGCTTTAGCACCAGTTTTCATTATTACCCGCAACCCGTACAAAAACTGCAACCTTGGCTCGCAGCAGATGCCAGTCAGCAATTATTTCCACGACAGATCCGCAAGGTGGAACTGAATCCAGTAAATCGTCAGCAGATGGATGCTAACTATAAGGTGTCAGTGGGACTGGGTGTGATTCAAATTCCATTCGATTTTAAACTGCGTTACCAACAGCCTTCACCTTTGCAAAGTCAGTTTGATGCGATTGGCGGAGATCTCAAATTTGTAAAGGCAAGCATGAAACTGCTGCCGCAGAATCATGGCACTTTATTTCAAATGACCAGCAGCATGAAGATTCATGATCAGGCACCATTTTTATTACGTGCCATGCGTAGTATGCCTTATCACGATGTTCTGCCAGCAGTGGGAGCAAATACGGTATATGCACTGAAAGTGCAGCAAAAGTTGAAGTGA
- a CDS encoding YcxB family protein, which yields MTESAPTLSTRYFLTLEESQDGFALATFGKKQISRFLTPLVSIGIIIWGFSMGFDGVGRYYVALGAFFLLLQGIMRYWFLPMMFKRQFVKYQFGKSEQGIDLYQDHAQIFHNGRSKIVPYSEVQNFAKGKLTYMLELKNRTVVIVPKRAFADATEQGIFEHTFKK from the coding sequence ATGACTGAGTCAGCACCGACTTTATCGACCCGCTATTTTCTGACTTTGGAAGAATCTCAGGACGGATTTGCCTTGGCCACTTTTGGCAAGAAGCAGATCAGCCGCTTCCTGACACCATTGGTGAGTATCGGGATCATCATCTGGGGCTTTTCTATGGGCTTCGATGGTGTAGGGCGTTATTACGTGGCACTGGGTGCATTCTTTCTACTGTTACAAGGCATCATGCGTTACTGGTTCCTGCCAATGATGTTCAAGCGTCAGTTTGTGAAATACCAGTTTGGCAAGAGCGAGCAGGGCATTGACCTGTATCAGGACCATGCACAAATCTTTCATAATGGCCGCAGCAAGATTGTACCTTATAGTGAAGTACAAAACTTTGCCAAAGGTAAGCTGACCTATATGCTGGAACTCAAAAATCGTACCGTGGTCATTGTGCCTAAGCGTGCCTTTGCCGATGCCACTGAACAAGGCATTTTCGAACATACTTTCAAGAAATAA
- a CDS encoding fumarylacetoacetate hydrolase family protein: protein MSTRLSKIVCVGRSYADHAKELGNAIPDRPVLFIKPPSALGDLDAGIDWNRDLGSCHYECELSLRIDRTLKNETDPAKALEAVGAVTLGLDLTLRDLQDDLKKKGQPWERAKAYDGACLLSDWVPVEDVVNDWKDVHYTLHVNDELRQKGDTALLIFDVGTLLADISQVFTLEEGDVVMTGTPAGVAALQSGEQLKMTLQGKDQEYVWTTFVK, encoded by the coding sequence ATGAGTACACGTCTATCCAAGATTGTTTGTGTCGGCCGCAGTTATGCAGATCATGCCAAAGAACTGGGTAATGCCATTCCAGACCGTCCGGTACTGTTTATCAAGCCACCAAGTGCATTAGGCGATCTGGATGCGGGGATTGACTGGAATCGTGATCTGGGCAGCTGTCATTATGAATGTGAATTGAGTCTGCGTATTGACCGTACCCTGAAAAATGAAACTGATCCTGCAAAAGCTTTAGAGGCGGTGGGTGCGGTGACTCTAGGTCTGGATCTGACTTTGCGTGATTTGCAGGATGACTTGAAGAAAAAAGGCCAGCCATGGGAACGTGCCAAGGCTTATGATGGTGCTTGTTTGCTCTCTGACTGGGTGCCTGTTGAGGACGTAGTGAATGACTGGAAAGATGTGCACTATACCTTGCATGTGAATGATGAACTGCGTCAGAAAGGTGATACTGCTTTATTGATCTTTGATGTGGGCACATTGCTGGCGGATATTAGCCAAGTATTTACTTTGGAAGAAGGCGATGTGGTAATGACGGGTACGCCAGCAGGTGTTGCGGCATTGCAATCTGGCGAACAGCTGAAAATGACCTTACAAGGCAAAGATCAGGAATATGTCTGGACGACTTTTGTGAAATAA
- a CDS encoding DMT family transporter, protein MEQRKALNAQASLIMFVLCMLWGLQQVVLKLAAPDISALMQIALRSALSAFMVYPLIQAGVRRQLWSRNYLSAGLLVGVLFALEFYLVSEALRYTSASHTIVLLYTAPIFVALGLHWKLPSEHLSPLQWGGILVAFSGIVVSFLFRSQTGHAMQVSVLRGDLLALMAGIFWAATTVSVRLTRLAEAPATQTLFYQLLMGGIILLPLTWMTGQVTVNWTTLSISSLIFHTVVISFASYLIWFWMLKKYLASRLGVFSFLTPVFGMIFGILLLNEKVEMNFIIGTIMVMLGVVLVSLQGWLKPKNIKA, encoded by the coding sequence GTGGAGCAGCGTAAAGCGCTTAATGCGCAAGCCTCATTAATCATGTTTGTCTTGTGCATGCTGTGGGGACTCCAGCAGGTTGTACTTAAGCTGGCAGCGCCAGATATTTCAGCTTTAATGCAGATTGCATTGCGTTCAGCCTTATCGGCATTCATGGTGTATCCACTGATTCAAGCAGGTGTACGTCGGCAATTATGGAGTAGAAACTATCTTTCGGCTGGTCTACTGGTTGGTGTATTGTTCGCTTTAGAGTTCTACCTGGTCTCTGAAGCACTGCGTTATACCTCTGCCTCACATACCATCGTATTGCTGTATACCGCACCCATTTTCGTGGCATTAGGACTACATTGGAAACTTCCTTCGGAACATTTATCTCCGCTTCAGTGGGGCGGTATTCTGGTTGCATTCAGTGGGATCGTAGTAAGTTTTTTATTTCGTAGTCAAACTGGTCATGCGATGCAAGTCAGTGTGCTGCGGGGTGATTTATTGGCCTTAATGGCGGGGATATTCTGGGCGGCGACTACGGTGAGTGTTCGATTAACACGATTAGCTGAAGCGCCAGCCACGCAGACTTTATTCTATCAACTGTTGATGGGTGGCATCATCTTATTACCTCTCACTTGGATGACAGGGCAAGTCACAGTGAATTGGACAACACTCTCTATTTCTAGTTTGATCTTTCATACCGTTGTCATTTCTTTTGCCAGTTATCTGATCTGGTTCTGGATGCTGAAAAAATACTTAGCTTCACGTCTGGGTGTATTCTCTTTTCTCACGCCAGTATTTGGGATGATTTTTGGAATTCTGCTCCTTAATGAAAAGGTAGAGATGAACTTTATTATCGGTACGATCATGGTCATGCTTGGTGTAGTGTTGGTGAGTTTACAGGGCTGGCTGAAGCCGAAAAATATAAAAGCTTAA
- a CDS encoding YihY family inner membrane protein yields MIVEYLKKLPFYEKHWFQFILFVLRRFEADRCREQAGSLTYTTLFAVVPMLTVFLVIISSIKALEPARQQLQEMIYTNFLPKTTIAFDKALSAFTDKSSNLTIIGILFLFITTVMMLTSIETVFNRIWRVTETRGGIIGFMRYWTIISLGPILLGSAFVISSTVASMNVLSNNFAGYELDGAFILWLISFSLTILGFFILNWTIPNRSVPIKSALVGGVFSAVVFELLKNLFGVIMANFTSYEIVYGAFAAVPIFLLWIYLSWNIVLLGVEISYAITAFESGQDRKSHPILMLLDLLELFYRKQKTGESISESQALEVLGRDEIGRLPSYITMFEKQNLIKRTDDNEYVLVRDLDQVNFWDFYLKLPYALPHTHQIENVQIDDLWMQRLQPKLRDADQYLAENLGIPLSELFKQKEAQNEPPAQPKA; encoded by the coding sequence ATGATCGTTGAATACTTAAAGAAATTACCTTTCTATGAAAAACACTGGTTTCAATTTATTTTATTTGTACTCAGGCGCTTTGAGGCTGACCGCTGCCGTGAACAGGCCGGCTCACTGACTTATACTACCCTGTTTGCCGTTGTTCCTATGCTGACGGTGTTTCTGGTCATCATCTCGTCAATAAAGGCTTTAGAACCCGCTCGTCAACAGCTTCAGGAAATGATTTATACCAATTTCCTACCTAAGACCACCATTGCTTTTGACAAAGCACTCAGCGCCTTTACCGATAAATCCAGTAATCTGACGATTATCGGGATCCTGTTCCTGTTTATTACCACAGTAATGATGCTGACCAGTATTGAAACTGTCTTTAACCGGATCTGGCGTGTCACCGAAACCCGTGGCGGGATTATCGGCTTTATGCGCTACTGGACTATTATCTCACTAGGTCCGATTTTACTCGGCAGCGCTTTCGTGATTTCCTCGACCGTAGCTTCTATGAATGTGCTGAGCAATAACTTTGCTGGCTATGAACTGGACGGCGCTTTTATACTCTGGCTAATTTCATTTTCTCTGACTATTCTCGGTTTTTTCATCCTGAACTGGACCATTCCTAACCGCAGTGTACCGATTAAATCTGCACTGGTCGGGGGTGTATTTAGTGCCGTGGTCTTTGAACTTTTAAAGAATCTGTTTGGCGTAATCATGGCCAATTTCACCAGTTATGAAATTGTTTATGGGGCTTTTGCAGCAGTTCCTATTTTCCTGCTCTGGATTTATCTCTCCTGGAATATCGTCCTGCTCGGTGTAGAGATTAGTTATGCGATTACTGCTTTTGAATCCGGTCAGGATCGTAAAAGCCATCCAATCCTAATGTTGCTGGATTTACTGGAATTGTTTTATCGTAAGCAGAAAACTGGAGAAAGTATTAGCGAGTCACAGGCACTTGAAGTCTTAGGGCGTGATGAAATTGGCCGCTTACCAAGCTATATCACCATGTTTGAAAAGCAGAATTTAATTAAACGTACCGACGATAATGAATATGTTCTGGTACGCGATCTGGATCAGGTCAATTTTTGGGATTTCTACCTCAAACTTCCTTATGCTCTGCCACATACGCATCAAATTGAAAATGTTCAAATTGATGACCTATGGATGCAACGACTACAGCCGAAATTACGAGATGCAGATCAGTATCTGGCAGAAAATCTGGGCATTCCACTTTCGGAGCTATTCAAGCAGAAAGAAGCACAAAATGAACCTCCAGCTCAGCCTAAAGCTTAA
- the wrbA gene encoding NAD(P)H:quinone oxidoreductase yields the protein MQPYVLVLYYSKYGSVKEMAHLIANGVESAGMAVKIRTVPNISTVVKEAEPSIPAEGDIYCTLDELANCSALAVGSPTRFGNMAAEMKYFWDQTTSLWLNGALHGKPACVFTASGAMHGGQESTLLSILPPLFHHGMIIMGLSNAVPALSNTKTGGTPYGASHVSGARHDQALSQDEKLLCEAQGKRLAEVALKLNRA from the coding sequence ATGCAACCTTATGTCCTTGTTTTATATTACAGCAAATATGGTTCAGTTAAAGAAATGGCACATCTGATTGCCAACGGGGTGGAATCTGCAGGTATGGCAGTGAAAATCAGAACAGTGCCTAATATTTCGACTGTGGTGAAGGAAGCCGAGCCAAGTATTCCAGCAGAAGGGGATATCTACTGCACGCTCGATGAACTGGCAAACTGTTCGGCTCTAGCAGTAGGTTCACCGACACGTTTTGGCAACATGGCTGCTGAAATGAAATATTTTTGGGATCAGACTACCAGTCTTTGGCTGAATGGGGCATTACACGGCAAGCCAGCCTGTGTGTTTACAGCATCTGGTGCAATGCATGGTGGTCAGGAAAGTACGTTGCTGAGTATACTACCGCCGTTGTTCCACCACGGTATGATCATTATGGGACTGAGTAATGCAGTTCCTGCACTGTCAAATACCAAAACGGGTGGTACACCATACGGTGCCAGCCATGTCAGTGGTGCACGTCATGACCAAGCACTCAGTCAGGATGAAAAGTTACTTTGTGAAGCACAAGGTAAGCGTCTAGCAGAAGTAGCCTTAAAGTTAAATCGGGCTTGA